In the Dama dama isolate Ldn47 chromosome 13, ASM3311817v1, whole genome shotgun sequence genome, one interval contains:
- the FAM174B gene encoding membrane protein FAM174B, which translates to MRAPPPPARLLPLLLLLALLGAPAARASRAQSAGPPQPGAERQPRPPPGPGPGNATGTGSGEAAGGGGGSNSSGDALVTRISSLLRDLPTLKAAVIVACAFTAFLIACLLLRVFRSGKRLKKTRKYDIITTPAERVEMAPLNEEDDEDEDSTVFDIKYR; encoded by the exons ATGCGCGCCCCGCCGCCTCCCGCGcggctgctgccgctgctgctcctGCTCGCGCTCCTGGGCGCGCCCGCCGCCCGCGCCAGCAGAGCCCAGTCCGCCGGCCCTCCGCAGCCCGGAGCCGAGCGCCAGCCGCGGCCGCCGCCCGGCCCAGGGCCCGGGAACGCCACCGGCACCGGGTCCGGGgaggcggcgggcggcggcggcggctccaaCAGCAGCGGCGACGCCTTGGTGACCCGCATCTCCAGCCTGCTCCGCGACCTGCCCACCCTGAAGGCGGCCGTGATCGTGGCGTGCGCCTTCACCGCCTTCCTCATCGCCTGCCTGCTGCTGCGAGTCTTCAG GTCTGGGAAGAGGCTGAAGAAGACCCGCAAGTATGACATCATCACCACTCCCGCCGAGCGAGTGGAAATGGCCCCGCTGAACGAAGAGGATGATGAGGACGAGGACTCCACAGTATTTGACATCAAATACAG